The Calypte anna isolate BGI_N300 chromosome 23, bCalAnn1_v1.p, whole genome shotgun sequence genome contains the following window.
TCAGTAGGCAGGCAGTGACCCTTGGTGTCCCACACCCCTGTGTTCCCCAGCTCTTTCTGTAGCTGAAATTCTTGCTGACAGAAAACCTTTGACAATCTGGTTTGGCTTAAGAGGAACACAAGTGAAGGGGTTGCCAGTGAGGAAGTGCCTGTTTTCCTGCAAGGAGATATTCAAAATCCAGCTGGATGCAATCCTGGCCAACCTGCTCTAACTCACCCTGCTTGAGCCAGGGTTTGGACAAGGTGATCTCaagaggtccattccaacctcAGCTTTCTGTGATTGGGcagaaacatttgaaatgtaagaaaaatggGAGtctgggtattttttgtttcccctgCTGTCTTGGCATCCGAACACAGGAGGCTCAATGAATCTCCCTGTGAGCACACCAGTGTTGTGCCAAGTGCCAGCCAGGAGTCTACTTCTACATGAATTCACAGCATGCTCAAAAATTCCCCCTGGCATTCTCTACTTGAAAGGATGCTGGACACACTAGACACACTGGACAGGAGAAACAAACAGCCATCCTACACCAGCATCTCTCTATCACTTTGCTCACccttcagcctcttctgctGGGTACACTTGGGGCATCCCACTTGTCCACATGGGGCTGGGGGATTGCCCTCAGCCCTAGGTGCCTCAAAACCAGCTACTCTCCTTGCACTagtgctgctttcctctctgcagagccctgcgCTGCTTGGGTGTCCCAGGGGCCACATAGGAACTCACCCACACTTGCCTTTATTTTTAGAGGCTAGTTTCTCAGCTTCCCTGGGGGTCTTGAAGAGGACTGGCTCACTGGCAGGGCTCTGGCCTTGGATGCTGATGGACTGGACATGCACAATGTACTCAGTGTCCTCCTCTAGGTCCCAGAGGGCACAGGAGCGGGTGGTGGTGTTCACCTCCTGGATGAAGCGCAGCATCCGCACGTCCTTCTTCTGGAAGCCGAGAGAGGAGAGCACAGAGTGGTGGAGAGGCCTCCTGTGTGCACCAGTGGAGTCTAAGACCACTGCTTCCCGCCCTGTCCACCACGGACATGGGGACCGTCAGAccctttcctctctgcagctaccaacagctgaagagctgctgcaAAGAGGATGGGAAACCAAGTCCCCTGACAGACCACAAGGGACAGGATGAGGAGAAATGGGCTTAAACTGCAGCAAAGGAGTTTGGAATCTGAGGGGGCGTGGGGTAAAGATGGACATGATTGAAATGGGACGACTGTGGGCACCATACCTGTTGGGAAATTGCAAATCCAATGACAACTTCATCTTCCAGAACATCCCAAGTCACCACGGCTGAGTTGGCTTTCAGGTGTTTGACTGTGACATTGACTGGAGCTGATGGGCTGTCTGCaaggagggagagcagagcctTTACAGAGGCAAAGTCACAGGaggggtgaggaagggagggggaaaggacCTTGCTGAGGGTCCTTCTCATGTATTGAGTCTGAGCATGGGACCTGGAAATTGGAGGTACTCCATGTCTCATTTCCCAATGAGGTTCGAGGAGATCCCTGCTGAGAACACGAGTTGCATGAGACATGGGTGAAATATCTGACCCatagaaatagatttttttaacaaaacagcAGACCATGGAGTAGCTCCTTCATCTCCTCCTTCTCGGCCACCAGGGGTTCTCTGTTGTTTCCTATTACAGTCTGACAATGACAGCTGGGAGGAAATGCAAAATCTGCCTGAAGGATGGAAACTGAATGCTTTGATGAGCACTTTGGAGGTCTGAAATTCAGGAGCAGTAAATAGgagtgattctttttttcttccctgttagTTTGACAGGAAATTTTTGACCCATGTTTTGCAGCTGTTTTGATGGGCTGTGTCTGGGATGATTGGAGGACATCTAGCAGCTGTCCACTTCCAGCTAGCAGAATAGAACATTCTTCAGGAGCACTGATGGATCATTGTCATGGGGAAAGGGCAGGCTATGAAAACAGTAGCCCAAGGCTCCATTTTTATTCCCCACTCCAGAGCTCAGTTAGGCTGGGCTGTACCAGCTGAGCACAGTCTCAAAGCCCTTCTTGGGATCACAGGGGGGAATATTTTGCCTCATTGCTTGGCACAGTCCTCCCTGGGCTCTCTGCAGCAGGTTGGACTTTTCCGCCTCCTCTGGTCAAATTTAATTCACAATCTCCAGCTTGTGCCCTGAACCCAAAGGCAGTAAAGGCTAATGAGACTCTTAGGTCAGATAGGTGAGAAggagtcttttattttttcgACTCATCAAAGAATAATACTTTTATTGCTTTGTAACACTGCCCTTCTGGAGCTGAGGTCAGCAGTAAAAGAAGGATGCACGTGTGCACGTCTCCAGTAACACTTGTTGGATTTATAGTCTGTCCAAGCCGCCTGAATGTGGCTGAAAATATTCTGGCTGCAGTGTCAATGTCTCCTAACAACTGACTTCACTCCCAGTGAATGTTCCCCTGGGAACAGAGGAAATAACGGGGGCACAAAATTCCCCAGCTGAAGGTCAGTGCTCTTTTTCACTTAGCAGAGAGATGGCCTtattcctttctctcctccccaaaCAGTACCCTGAGTCCTGCCTCAGACCTTCTCTTTCTAGCAGATGGAAGACCCACATCTGCCAGAGAGACCCTTAGGAAGAGGATGTCTGGAAAAGCTGTTTGGACCTGGACTCATCCTAGTGAgtccttcagtcactgaaagTCACAGGACAAATCCATTGTCGTGAATTTGGGACTTCAGAAGGAGGAGCAGCAAGGTGGTCTCCAGGGTGCTGTAGGGGAAGGTGTCTTTCCTCTCTGGAGCAGGTGATCAAGTCACTGTTACCCCAGAGCGTTGCCATCTCTCAGGGGATAGACCTCCTGAAATGAGGCAGTGGTCTCCAGCCAGCTCTCAGAGAACAGAAACATTCCTCATCCTCactctctgctgcagcagtggggCCAAGGACAAGCTGAGCAGGGGAGACAgatcctccttctcctcagcctgAGCACCAGTCCCTGCTGGACTCACTGCTGTGCCACAAGGGACGTGGGTCTGCAGCTCCTCACCTTCCCCCGTGACTGAAGGCGTGTGCCAATGAAGAGTAGGGTCTAATTTTAGGAAGGGGCAGTCAGCAGATGGGAACATGAACAGGGAAGGTCTGTGAGTCATGCCTGATGAATTTGCTAGAGCATACGGAGGACATGATGGAGTTGAGAGATGGAGACAAAACAgtctccagctgcagccagacACTTTGCCCTTCTCCAAGTACAGCTGTACAGTTAAATCCCAACGTGGTTGTCTTGCATGGATATGTTTTCGagctaattttaaattttttttaaggagctACTACTGATTTACCTGCCTTAGGTAGAGGAGGCCTTTGAAAAGAGATGAATTAACCCCACAGCAATGAGGAGCAGAGGTTCAGGGAAAAAGCTTTGTTCTGGGAAAAATGAATGTGCAGCACACCACACTGAGTCTGTGACCTTGAGGCAGGCATAGCTTAAGTGTCTTTTAAGTTTCCTGATGACATAAAATGTGGGGGAGCTGGGAAGacccagcagagatggagagaagCAGACAACCTCTCTGTGAATTGGAGAGAGAGGGGGGCAGAAGGGAAGCAGGACTCTGAATGAAGGCAGGGGAGAAATCAGCTGGTGTGGATGGTTGAGAGCACTCTAGAAACCACCTTGACAGTAACACCCAAGAGAGGGAGATGGGGTAGTTGAAGTCAGCAGATAATTCAGTAAGATCTAGGACAGCAGGTCTGAGCATGTCTTTCCTTTCAGTACTACAGATCAGGAGCAGCTACACATAAATCAGTTGTGTCAAACGAGTATAAAAGCAATACGAAAAGGGAATTAAGCACAGCATTTGACAGAAGCACAAAGCCAGGAAAATGAGTTTCCTGCTCCTGGAGCTGAGTGAATAATTTGGAACCAAATTTTAATCCATGACGAAGcttttctccctgctcccagaaGATGCATTATGAGATCATGACTTTGTAAAATCTAATCACTGTTCCAAGATACTCCACACCGTTTTAGCTCTCTGGGTCAGTTGCAGCACTTGGTAGTGCCAGCCTGGCTGAGGtcaggtggaaaaaaatgcagtttctctttCCCAGATGGCTGTAGGGGGTCCAGCATCTCTAGCAGGGCCTTGAGGTGCCAATTCCAAACATTGGGTTCCTTTTAGAGTCATCTACAACTCATGGAAACTTTGCTTCCATGCCTGTGGCAGCCAGGAAAGCTGATGGTGTTCTAGGAGCGGGCAGGGAGGTTGGGATGGCCCCAGGGGCtgttccttccctgctgcagggaacaCACTGTACACCAAACCTTCCTCATGGGTGTTTAGAGATGCTGAGGTCAGCACATCTCCTGTCCGCTCTGTAAGGGACCCATATGGTACaagatttctggttttgcttcattCCTGAGCTGAGGCTGCCATTCCTGCTGGAGCATATCCACCTTGGGAGCtggcaaagcattttttttttttggctcagtTAAATGTGCTTGGATGGAAAGATGCTCTTGTTTTCATGTCAGAACTTGAAGCCCCTTCTTTAAGGGGCAGCCCCAATTAATTAAGAGGAAATcaggatgatttttaaaagtgaatggCTGCATCAAAACTGCTCATGCTTAAACCCTGTCTTGTTTCCTTCCCTCAGGGACCCTTCCTCGGGTGAGTTGCAGTCTGACAGTCGCCAGGGCCACGTGTCCCAGCCCTGTCTCTTCACTACCCACCTTGGTCCCTTTTGGCAAGAGCAGGTCAGAGCAGACCCCACACAGCAAGGAGGTACAAGCAGTGAAGATTGCCCTTAATCCTCTCTTAATGCTGAGAACTCCTTCCAGCCTCTCATTAAATGCTTTGCTGGTTATTAATGGACTTTTATTTAATAGcgaaaaaaactcaaaacagcCTCACACTTTACAGCTTTGCGCTGATTCCTTCCTGGCTTCTCATTGTTGGCAAAACAGCTGCTGGCACAAGGAGGAGGAAATCACCTGCCTGCCCCTTATTTTGGCTTCACCATTGGAGCTTCAATGTTGTTCACCATTTGGGTGAACAAAAGAGGTGTCCAAGACATGAGGATGTCTCACCTGGCACCTCTAGGATCAGGAAGGTCCACAAAGCCATCAATGAGAGATGCtcagagctcctgctcctctgctgtgctCCCTCTCCTGACTGttgtctctccctctctttggAAGCCACTCTCAATTTGTGCCTTCTGCCACAAGCTTTTATGGTTGGGCTGGGGCTGagagctgccctgctgcctctggaggGATTATTGCTTAGAGTGAGAGGAAGAACCTGGGCAAATACCACACCCTTGGAGGTCTCCTTTGCCAGCTGAATCCTGTGGTCAGGCATTAGGCATTGGAATTAGAGCCTATTCCTGCTTCCTTCATGGGCCAGGCTATGCTGTGAGGGAGTATTCTCCAGCTCAGTTAGCTCCTTTCCCACAAGCAGATCCTTTCCTGCTGCTAAAGGCTCAAATGCTTCAGAGCCTCTAGGGCACAATGCAGTGAGCAGAGTGCCCAGTGGGGCTCTTCAGCAGTTCCTCCAGTGCTATCCACTTGAAAGCTGCCTGCCCTTTCCCAGGGGAAACAGGGAACATCAGCCTTTCATCTCAGTAGCTCTTTGTTCCTGCACCTTCCCTGCAGACACAGGATGTGACCTGTGAGGGGAAGGAGCATCCTGTAAGGTCCTGTGTGATGTTCCCTGTGAAGCCAGGGTACAAGACCTGCTTTCACTGCCTTTCTGAGCCTTTCTTTGCTCTCCCAGCATGGCTTCTTTCCCTGGTTATAATTGCTCCTCAGCTTTATGGGGTGTGTAGGAAGGGCTGCAGCACTGTTCAGCTTCCCCGAGTGTTTTAATGAGGGGAGTGGGAAGGAACAGAGCCCACCACTGCTgtctccctcccccccccccccccatggcAAGCAGGGGACTATTTACTGAGCTCTGAGAAttcaaagagcaggaaaaacaaCCAGGGGCTCTTCAGTCTGGGAAAGAAGGCAATTACTTCCTGCTGACTGCCTGCTCCACCATATAAATGGGATATTAATAGGCCCCTTCTCACCCCCCCAGCCCTATTGCCAGTTCCTCAGGGAGCAGGAGCCCAAACGTGAGGATGGAAATGTCAGGGAGGATGGAGCACGGAGACTCTCAGTGTATCCAGCCCACCTCTCAGGAATTCCTTAGGGCAGGAGGATAGGGGATTTCTGCTTTAGAGACTGTCCCATGGTGCTAGACCTCCCACTCCTAGCCCCACAGCCAGACAGGAGTCACTCAGGTCCCACCAGCACTGGGTTTTAACACTGCCAACCCAGAGCAGAGTTGTTGCTGTGGCAGATTTTATTCGTGTGTGGAGACAACTGGATCCCACCATCCTTTCTAGCCCTTTCATCCCTTCTCAGCTCAAACCTTTGTCATATGAGAGAATAGGAAGGAAATCTGTCTTGGCTGAGCAAGCCTGGAGGGTTTCCTGACTGGACCTCTCCTGGGAATTTGCTGGCTGATCCTgacccagctctgctcatggatccaatgttttggtttttactgCACACATAAAGATCTGCACGCTTCGCTGCTCAATCCGTTTCTGCCTTTAACTGAATTATACTTGAGTCAAGTTTTAATTTGGCCTCTGGGTGCTGTATAAAGCAGAAGGGGTTTAGTGAACAATAGATGCCAGAAGGATGAGGCCATGTTCAGCACTAGCACATGGGCACCACTCCTTGAAAGCTGCTCTTGGATCCTGCCATTGTTGATGTGTGCCAGCACTTTCCTCTCTGGAAGGGATCTCCCTTTTCCACATGTATGTTCCCAGCAGGAGTCAGTGTTTGGAAGAGGATGGCACAACCTTGGCTGCTTTGCACAGCAACATCCCTGCTGGGAGGCTGACATCGAGGTCAGAAACCTTCATATTTCAATTAAATCTCTCCTCATCTGAATGCAGAAATCAATACAGTGCTTATGCTGTCCATCAGCTGGCCAGAAATCTCTGTGGGCTCTGGGAGATGGGAAGGGGCCACAGTGGATGTTTGACAGCTCCACATACCTGCCAGACCCATTGCTGCTTTCACAGGCATGGTTTTGATCCTGCCAGACTTGAGGTGAGCTCAGTTCCCCTGgctcagaggaggaggtgagcatGTGCCCAGCGAGATACTGGTCTGGAAGGAGCATCCCCATCACCTCAGTCTGCTCCCGTTCTCCCCTTGCAGCTGGtagggctgcctggggaggaggtgagcaTAGAGACCCACCTCAGCAAGGGAAGATGAACCTGGTTTGCAGAGTGGCTCAGGGTGTGAAAACATGTAGGAGACCCAGAAGTTGCTTTAAAGCTGAGCAGCAACCAGGACCCAGCCAAGCGTGTTTGTCCCTTTCTGGGCAGTGGAGGTGAAGGAGATGTTAAGGAGCTCCTTGACTTGGAGGCCAACCCAGGTCCTGTGATGGCTGAGAGCTGGACAGggcccagagctgggctggaagggcaAGTTTCCATCTCACAGAAACAAGCCTGACTTGACTGGCCACACTGTGCCATTGGGCAGCTGAGGGCTGTCAGAGTGTTATTGAGGAGGTTGTTTCCCAGCTCATCCTGGTCCCTCTTCACCTTCTCACTCACCTTGGCATCACCTGGACAAAAAAATGATCCTGACTGGCCAACctccttttaaaagcagagcCCTTGCCTGATGCCCCTCACTTGCCAGCCCTCACCACTGCATCAGCAGGGGAGTTTGcaccactccttccctggggacagcagcttGAACTTTTCACCACaggcattattttattttaaagctactTGCATAAGTCTTGATCCGAAGCAGAGACACCACCAAAGCTCCCTCACTgcctgaccctgctggggacagTTTCCTCTCCATGGACTTCTCTTGGCTTGCCCACCTTGGTGGCTTTGTGATCAGGTAGAACCAAAGACACAGAGCTagtggtgatgctgctgctccctctgtgTGACCTTGGGAAAATCACTCCCTGCCCtcattcctctttttccttctctgaaaaaaacagagacagTGCAAGTCCTTTGCCTCACTGGAGCATAGGCAGAGCACGTCCCAACCCTTGGCAAAGGAGACCACAGGAAGAGAAGGCAGTGGAGGTGCATGGTACAGCACCAAGGTCACCCAGATTTGGCACAGTCCTGAGTTGtctcccccccagcaccctctgggcagggcagctctccagccttatccacctgccctgctcccagcatgGCACTGACACAGAGCAGAAGGTGGTTATGGGCAGGGACTCAATTCCATGTTTACTTTCAGGCTCTGACTGAAGTGATTCAAGGATCAGGAAGAGTGGGGAAGTGGCCTGGTTTACAGAAAATCGGGAGATCTCTTACAATTGCAGATGCCCCCATTGTGCCGCTCTCTTTATTGCCATCACGCCCTCcttttggaaatgtttccttGATCCCTCCCCCCCTCGGGTCTTTCTGGTGTGAAACCACAAGTTCAGAGTGCCAATGCCTGGCCAAGTATGTGTGTGAGAGCTGAAGGCATTCGGGGGGTTGCTGCAGCCCCGGCACAGGCAGAACAGGGGTGGATGTAACTCCAGCAACTCTTGGGGCTGTCTCGGCTGCAGGAATTTCCACTCCCTGGAGCTCTGCATCCCACCCCCATcctccaccccccctccccagcctcctggAATGCAAGATATTCTGGCAATCAGCGTTTTGCAAATCAAAGCAGCTGTTCCACCAACATCTCAGAGCCAGGGAGAGGAAACAGCCCTGGGCTGGATCTACAGACCCGAGGATGGTGTCTGCCTTGGGTTGGGAAGAGCCACCAGCACCTGCTGAGATGTGGCACCCACTtttggggtggaggggaggagagTGGACCTGAGCAGGTCCTGGGTGCTCCAAAATTAGACTCACAGGGACCTTTGCTTTCCCGAAAGATCCCCCACTTCAGAGGAACTGCTCAGCTCCAAGGGGCCTGGTGTGACATGGCTGGGGCTTGCTGTGCCCAATGGAGAGTTGGCACCCAGCCGTGCCTGGCTGGGCCCCAGAGAGCCACGGGCGAGCAGGGGTCAGAAGGGGGGTTAGCCAAGGCCAGCACGctgtggggctggcagtgcAGAGCCCGTTTTGCCTCTTCTGCTCTGGCTGATCCCCGTGGCCCCGAGCAGGTGCCTCTGCCCAGGGACTGGAGAGTCTTTACCTGTCCCGTGCCCGATCTTGCCCAGGGTCTGTTCACTCTCCCCGAGCCCCCGTTTCCACCCCAACAGCCGCCTTCCCAGGGACAGCCCCTTCCGCGACACCGTGGGTTCGAGAGCCGGGCACATCCCGATCCTGGGGCTGCCTGCCCCAAATCCCATCTCTTCCCAGCCCAAGGTCCTGGCCAGCGATGTCCCCAAACTCCATCCCCAGGGCGCATCCCCGACGCGCTCCCCACTTCACCCGCTGCTCCCACACGTGCACACCGGGGGGGCCTCTCTGCCCCCTCCCAACACCGGAGCCCGCTCCCCACCCCGGGCAGCCCCTCCTGGGGCCCGGTTGCCCCTTACCTGCCGACACCGGCCGCAGACCGGCGTagctgaagcagagcaggagcgCGGCGCCGGTGCAGCCCAGGAAAGGCTCCATCCCCCGCGGCCGCCGCGCCGCGCCGGGCCGAGCCGCgccgggccggaccgggccgggccCCACCGGCGGCACGTCCTGCGGGCGCGGCGGCGCCGTTCAGCACCGCGGAGAGCGCCCGCGGCCCGGTACCGGCGTGCGGAGGGACACGGGTACGTTCGGCTCGGCGAGGTTGGGTTCTGTTTAGGTTCGGGTAGGCTCGGCTCGGCTGGATTCGGCTCGGCGGGGCTCGCACTGCCCGGTACCGCCCGGTAGCGCGGGGCTCAGCGCCGCCCGGTAGCGCCTGGTacggttcggttcggttcgtTACGGTACGGCTGGTCTCGGCCGGGAGGCGGGAGCGAGAGCGGCCCCGCTGAGCCCCGGCTCCGCCCGCTGCAGCGCCGGGCAGCCCCGCTCCGATCCCTCCCCCGCCCCGGGGGTGCGGGACGGGGGCGGCTCGGGCCCCCGCCCAGCCCGGCCTCGCCGCTTGCCTTAGTTTCCCCGTCCCGCCCCTCCCGCCCCCGCCTAGATCTCGGCACCCTCCGGGGGAAGGAGATGGACTGGCACCCCGAGACCACCTCCCGGGCACAGCAGCGGTGATATTTCACCGTCGCCGGGATCGGAGTTCCAAGGTAAGGAGGATGAGATGAGCCTCTGGAACCAGCCATGCCCTTGTTCGTGgtgatcagctggaagggacagaatccctgtccccagctcagcTTACCCTCTGCCAAGCCACAAGGATGGGGGGACCCTTCTCTGGCCACAGTTGACCCCTCTGCTGTGCCCCACCAGCACTGGGGTGTCTAGCAGAGGTGGCCCTGCCAGCCACAGTGGCCTCAGCATCTGGTTGCAAGCACCCAGGACGACACGACAGAGGCTAGGATGTGTGTCCTGGTGGCATCTCTCACTCAACAGCTGTCAGGCCCTGGTGTCatttgctgctgcctgccagggggCATAGTGTGGCCTGGGGACTCCCGTGAACATGGGAACCTTCTGGCAATGCGCAGCCCACGAGCTTGTGGGTCAGTGAGacaccccagcccagggctctcCTCTATGCAAGGGTCATGCTGAGCTCCCCATGAACCAAAGTCCCCTGAGGAGCAACAATCacccaaaagagaaaaaaaaaacaacccacctcCAGAACCTGGAGACCATCCTGTCCTGACAGATCCCAGCCCTGTGCCGTTCCTCCACCCTCTGTCCTCAGCCCGAGGGACAATGACAAGTCTCAATGCAGTCTGTGCCACAGTGCCAGGGCTGTGGCCACCTCATTGTGGTACCAGGACTGTGCCCACCCCACCACAGTGCTTGGGCACTGTGGCAGCAGTGCTTCCAAGGGATGCTCCTGCGGTTCGTCCCTTTCAtctcctgcctggcagcagatTCAAATTGCATCACTCCAGAGGTGGaggtgcaggagcaggagctgtggaCTTAGCCCCTCACTGGTGCTGAGCTCAATGCCAACTCCAAATCCAGCCCTATGTGGCCGGGGTGGGTGAGCTCGGCTGATGGAGCCGGGGCTTGGGCACAGCCAGGCAGGGGGGTCTGCAGGTCGGGCTCCTGCTGCCCCTAGGCTTTCCATTGCTGGAGCATGAGGCTGGGCAGGAGACTCCATTGCTCCTCTGGTGCTGCCTCCATGGGCTGAGCACCTGGAGAAGGACCAGAAGCCCTCAGCTGAACCAGCTCCATCttccagcagaaacacaaagctCAGGTGGACCCAGGATGTGCCTCCACACTGCCTAAACCCCGCAGAAGCTGCAAGAGGGAGGGACTGGCACAGAAGCCCCAGactgcctgcagccaggcttGCTGGCTGGCCCAGGAAGGCGCCACCAGGGCTTGACCCATCTTGTGCCCACAGTGAGCTGGGGCCAGGTCCAAACACCGGGGACAGACAGTGTTTCACCCAGGTTCTCCTGGCAGAGATTGGTCCCTGTCAACCTGCTGCCTCTCAAGCTCCTGTAAGAGTGTTTTTGATGTGTTCTGGTATTTTTCCAGAGGCTGAAGACAGTTAACACCATAATTCCCCGTTTTTTCCTTTCGTCCTTTCCAAATAAAGGTGAAGCATTTATTCTCTTCCAGCACTGTGACATCTGCCATCCTTGGCAGGTTCCCCGGGATGTGGTCACTTCGCTGAGATCACCTCCAGGAGCTCAGGTCCCGGTTTGCCCCAAGTACCTAGGTCCCGCTCCTGACCCATCTCTTTTCCCACCACCAGGGAAGGTATTTTGGGGTGTCCTACCCCCACTGCTCCCTCCTGGTCTCCCTCTGGCCCCCCCGTGTGGCACGGAGACTCCTCCACCTCCCTGGCCCCTCCCAGTACATCACAATTCAAGTCACACAATCCCCATCACAAGTCCCAGCTGTGCCAATTAAGTCACAGCTTTAATTACGCAATTAGGCTCTCCACTCGCTCCTCTTCCCTCTCGCATCGCCAGACGGACACCTGGGAGGCCACCAGCCGCCCCCCTCCTCATGCCTGTCACCCACCCTGTCCCACTTCACCCTAAATATATTGGGCTGGGCTCCGGCGGGAGCTGAGCATCGAGCCCACATGGGTGACATGGAAAACTGTCCGCAAATCAGTGCTGTGGGGTCAAGGACACCACCCGTCTGGGGAACATTGTGCTCGGGGTCGGGGAGACACTGTAGGGGGGACGCGGGAGCTGTACAGGGTGCGCCTGTGGAGCGGGCAGAGGGTTTGGAGGTGTCTCAGGGTGAGGTGTtgagcaggaggagctgtggaGTGCGAGTGCGGGGCGTAAAACGGGTGCTGCCGAGGTGCGGGAGTGACTGTGGCCGTGCCGGTGCCAccctcagctctgtgctgccaaAGGTCGCTGCTGCCATCTGCCGACACCCCGCGGAGGGACCTGGGGACACCCCCAACATCCCTCCTGACCTCCCTGAAAGGGGACCCCCACCCCGGCCCCACGCTCAGATATGTCCCGGGGGTCCTGCCGCTGGGGACTGGGGGAGTGGGTCTCCGCGGGGGGGAGCGTGGACGTCCCATTCGGAACCCACCCGCCTTCAATTCTCCACCCAGACGCGATCCCTCCTCCAGCTAAGAGCGCAGGCCCCCTGGAAccaatgcacacacacacacacaccccggGTCCCCGTGGCTCCTCGGTCAGACCCCCGAGAAGGGGCGAAATACCACGAGAGGGAGCCCAGGGCTGGCACTTGGAGGTGGCATCGGTGGCACTGGTGACATGGGTGACAGAGTCAGTGGCATTTAGCCCCTCTGGCCCTTGGAGATCACAGGGAACAAGGGTCATGGTTGAGTCCAAACCCTTCCGGGCACCCTCCCACTCAGACCTCCCCCTCTCTCACCTGTGCCCACCTCAATGGGGCTGTGACCCCT
Protein-coding sequences here:
- the FNDC5 gene encoding fibronectin type III domain-containing protein 5 isoform X2 codes for the protein MEPFLGCTGAALLLCFSYAGLRPVSADSPSAPVNVTVKHLKANSAVVTWDVLEDEVVIGFAISQQKKDVRMLRFIQEVNTTTRSCALWDLEEDTEYIVHVQSISIQGQSPASEPVLFKTPREAEKLASKNKDEVTMKEMATKNQQLRAGEILIIVVVLFMWAGVIALFCRQYDIIKDNEPNNSKEKAKSTSENSTPEHQSEGLLRSKFPKNKPSVNIIEA
- the FNDC5 gene encoding fibronectin type III domain-containing protein 5 isoform X1, which translates into the protein MEPFLGCTGAALLLCFSYAGLRPVSADSPSAPVNVTVKHLKANSAVVTWDVLEDEVVIGFAISQQKKDVRMLRFIQEVNTTTRSCALWDLEEDTEYIVHVQSISIQGQSPASEPVLFKTPREAEKLASKNKDEVTMKEMATKNQQLRAGEILIIVVVLFMWAGVIALFCRQYDIIKDNEPNNSKEKAKSTSENSTPEHQSEGLLRSKPLSSSRDAEGNTPSHPHMPVPQLW